Proteins from a genomic interval of Balaenoptera musculus isolate JJ_BM4_2016_0621 chromosome 16, mBalMus1.pri.v3, whole genome shotgun sequence:
- the STN1 gene encoding CST complex subunit STN1 isoform X1 has product MQSESSRCEEETPSLLWGLDPVFLAFAKLYIRDILDLKESRQVPGVFFYSGHPIKQVDILGTVIGVRERDAFYSYGVDDSTGVINCICWKKLNNTKSSSAAPSARELSLTSQLKKLQETIAQRTKVEIGDIIRIRGHIRMYRGEREIRATAYYKVDDPVCNIQIARMLELPAIYRKVYDQPFRSPALEKEETLSSNPGALDLDSLTYLLSEKVKEFLVENRVQTFYQQELETVESLLSLANQPVIHSACSGRVDFKNDTTSKAIHSIFRNAIKLLQEKGLVFQKDGGFDNLFYVTREDKELHRKIHQIIQEDCQKPNHVEKGCHFLHILACAHLSLSPGLSETVLRQVLELLEDQSDIVSTTENYYTAF; this is encoded by the exons ATGCAGTCTGAATCCAGCCGGTGTGAAGAGGAAACTCCTTCCCTCTTGTGGGGTTTGGATCCCGTGTTTCTAGCCTTCGCAAAACTCTACATCAGGGATATCCTGGACTTGAAGGAGTCCCGCCAGGTGCCAG gtgtatttttttacagtgggCATCCAATAAAACAGGTAGATATCTTGGGAACTGTAAttggagtgagagaaagagatgcTTTCTACAGTTATGGAG TGGATGATAGCACTGGAGTTATAAACTGCATCTGCTGGAAGAAATTGAATAATACCAAATCCTCATCAG CTGCTCCAAGTGCAAGAGAGCTGAGCTTAACCTCACAGCTTAAGAAGCTACAAGAGACCATTGCGCAGAGAACAAAGGTAGAAATTGGGGACATTATCCGGATCAGAGGTCACATCCGCATGTACAGAGGAGAGCGAGAAATTCGTGCCACTGCTTATT ATAAAGTGGATGATCCAGTGTGCAACATTCAAATCGCAAGGATGCTTGAGCTGCCCGCCATCTACAGGAAAGTTTATGACCAGCCTTTCCGCAGCCCAgccctagagaaagaagagacacTGAG CAGCAATCCAGGCGCCCTGGACCTTGACAGTCTCACGTATCTGCTGAGTGAAAAAGTCAAAGAATTCCTTGTGGAGAACAGAGTGCAAACCTTTTACCAGCAGGAGTTGGAAACGGTGGAGTCCCTGCTGTCCCTTGCCAACCAGCCTGTGATTCACAGCGCCTGCTCCGGGCGA GTGGATTTTAAGAATGACACCACTTCCAAGGCAATTCATAGTATATTTAGGAATGCTATAAAGCTGCTGCAGGAAAAAGGACTTGTTTTCCAGAAAGATGGTGGTTTTGATAACCTATTCTAT GTAAccagagaagacaaagaattgCACAGAAAGATCCACCAGATCATTCAAGAAGACTGCCAGAAACCAAATC ACGTGGAGAAGGGCTGCCACTTCCTGCACATCCTGGCCTGTGCTCACCTGAGCCTCAGCCCAGGCCTGAGTGAAACTGTGCTGCGGCAGGTGCTGGAGCTCTTGGAGGACCAGAGTGACATCGTCAGCACCACAGAGAACTACTACACTGCGTTCTGA
- the STN1 gene encoding CST complex subunit STN1 isoform X2 — protein sequence MQSESSRCEEETPSLLWGLDPVFLAFAKLYIRDILDLKESRQVPGVFFYSGHPIKQVDILGTVIGVRERDAFYSYGVDDSTGVINCICWKKLNNTKSSSAAPSARELSLTSQLKKLQETIAQRTKVEIGDIIRIRGHIRMYRGEREIRATAYYKVDDPVCNIQIARMLELPAIYRKVYDQPFRSPALEKEETLSNPGALDLDSLTYLLSEKVKEFLVENRVQTFYQQELETVESLLSLANQPVIHSACSGRVDFKNDTTSKAIHSIFRNAIKLLQEKGLVFQKDGGFDNLFYVTREDKELHRKIHQIIQEDCQKPNHVEKGCHFLHILACAHLSLSPGLSETVLRQVLELLEDQSDIVSTTENYYTAF from the exons ATGCAGTCTGAATCCAGCCGGTGTGAAGAGGAAACTCCTTCCCTCTTGTGGGGTTTGGATCCCGTGTTTCTAGCCTTCGCAAAACTCTACATCAGGGATATCCTGGACTTGAAGGAGTCCCGCCAGGTGCCAG gtgtatttttttacagtgggCATCCAATAAAACAGGTAGATATCTTGGGAACTGTAAttggagtgagagaaagagatgcTTTCTACAGTTATGGAG TGGATGATAGCACTGGAGTTATAAACTGCATCTGCTGGAAGAAATTGAATAATACCAAATCCTCATCAG CTGCTCCAAGTGCAAGAGAGCTGAGCTTAACCTCACAGCTTAAGAAGCTACAAGAGACCATTGCGCAGAGAACAAAGGTAGAAATTGGGGACATTATCCGGATCAGAGGTCACATCCGCATGTACAGAGGAGAGCGAGAAATTCGTGCCACTGCTTATT ATAAAGTGGATGATCCAGTGTGCAACATTCAAATCGCAAGGATGCTTGAGCTGCCCGCCATCTACAGGAAAGTTTATGACCAGCCTTTCCGCAGCCCAgccctagagaaagaagagacacTGAG CAATCCAGGCGCCCTGGACCTTGACAGTCTCACGTATCTGCTGAGTGAAAAAGTCAAAGAATTCCTTGTGGAGAACAGAGTGCAAACCTTTTACCAGCAGGAGTTGGAAACGGTGGAGTCCCTGCTGTCCCTTGCCAACCAGCCTGTGATTCACAGCGCCTGCTCCGGGCGA GTGGATTTTAAGAATGACACCACTTCCAAGGCAATTCATAGTATATTTAGGAATGCTATAAAGCTGCTGCAGGAAAAAGGACTTGTTTTCCAGAAAGATGGTGGTTTTGATAACCTATTCTAT GTAAccagagaagacaaagaattgCACAGAAAGATCCACCAGATCATTCAAGAAGACTGCCAGAAACCAAATC ACGTGGAGAAGGGCTGCCACTTCCTGCACATCCTGGCCTGTGCTCACCTGAGCCTCAGCCCAGGCCTGAGTGAAACTGTGCTGCGGCAGGTGCTGGAGCTCTTGGAGGACCAGAGTGACATCGTCAGCACCACAGAGAACTACTACACTGCGTTCTGA
- the STN1 gene encoding CST complex subunit STN1 isoform X3 translates to MQSESSRCEEETPSLLWGLDPVFLAFAKLYIRDILDLKESRQVPVDDSTGVINCICWKKLNNTKSSSAAPSARELSLTSQLKKLQETIAQRTKVEIGDIIRIRGHIRMYRGEREIRATAYYKVDDPVCNIQIARMLELPAIYRKVYDQPFRSPALEKEETLSSNPGALDLDSLTYLLSEKVKEFLVENRVQTFYQQELETVESLLSLANQPVIHSACSGRVDFKNDTTSKAIHSIFRNAIKLLQEKGLVFQKDGGFDNLFYVTREDKELHRKIHQIIQEDCQKPNHVEKGCHFLHILACAHLSLSPGLSETVLRQVLELLEDQSDIVSTTENYYTAF, encoded by the exons ATGCAGTCTGAATCCAGCCGGTGTGAAGAGGAAACTCCTTCCCTCTTGTGGGGTTTGGATCCCGTGTTTCTAGCCTTCGCAAAACTCTACATCAGGGATATCCTGGACTTGAAGGAGTCCCGCCAGGTGCCAG TGGATGATAGCACTGGAGTTATAAACTGCATCTGCTGGAAGAAATTGAATAATACCAAATCCTCATCAG CTGCTCCAAGTGCAAGAGAGCTGAGCTTAACCTCACAGCTTAAGAAGCTACAAGAGACCATTGCGCAGAGAACAAAGGTAGAAATTGGGGACATTATCCGGATCAGAGGTCACATCCGCATGTACAGAGGAGAGCGAGAAATTCGTGCCACTGCTTATT ATAAAGTGGATGATCCAGTGTGCAACATTCAAATCGCAAGGATGCTTGAGCTGCCCGCCATCTACAGGAAAGTTTATGACCAGCCTTTCCGCAGCCCAgccctagagaaagaagagacacTGAG CAGCAATCCAGGCGCCCTGGACCTTGACAGTCTCACGTATCTGCTGAGTGAAAAAGTCAAAGAATTCCTTGTGGAGAACAGAGTGCAAACCTTTTACCAGCAGGAGTTGGAAACGGTGGAGTCCCTGCTGTCCCTTGCCAACCAGCCTGTGATTCACAGCGCCTGCTCCGGGCGA GTGGATTTTAAGAATGACACCACTTCCAAGGCAATTCATAGTATATTTAGGAATGCTATAAAGCTGCTGCAGGAAAAAGGACTTGTTTTCCAGAAAGATGGTGGTTTTGATAACCTATTCTAT GTAAccagagaagacaaagaattgCACAGAAAGATCCACCAGATCATTCAAGAAGACTGCCAGAAACCAAATC ACGTGGAGAAGGGCTGCCACTTCCTGCACATCCTGGCCTGTGCTCACCTGAGCCTCAGCCCAGGCCTGAGTGAAACTGTGCTGCGGCAGGTGCTGGAGCTCTTGGAGGACCAGAGTGACATCGTCAGCACCACAGAGAACTACTACACTGCGTTCTGA
- the STN1 gene encoding CST complex subunit STN1 isoform X4 produces MQSESSRCEEETPSLLWGLDPVFLAFAKLYIRDILDLKESRQVPGVFFYSGHPIKQVDILGTVIGVRERDAFYSYGVDDSTGVINCICWKKLNNTKSSSAAPSARELSLTSQLKKLQETIAQRTKVEIGDIIRIRGHIRMYRGEREIRATAYYKVDDPVCNIQIARMLELPAIYRKVYDQPFRSPALEKEETLSSNPGALDLDSLTYLLSEKVKEFLVENRVQTFYQQELETVESLLSLANQPVIHSACSGRVTREDKELHRKIHQIIQEDCQKPNHVEKGCHFLHILACAHLSLSPGLSETVLRQVLELLEDQSDIVSTTENYYTAF; encoded by the exons ATGCAGTCTGAATCCAGCCGGTGTGAAGAGGAAACTCCTTCCCTCTTGTGGGGTTTGGATCCCGTGTTTCTAGCCTTCGCAAAACTCTACATCAGGGATATCCTGGACTTGAAGGAGTCCCGCCAGGTGCCAG gtgtatttttttacagtgggCATCCAATAAAACAGGTAGATATCTTGGGAACTGTAAttggagtgagagaaagagatgcTTTCTACAGTTATGGAG TGGATGATAGCACTGGAGTTATAAACTGCATCTGCTGGAAGAAATTGAATAATACCAAATCCTCATCAG CTGCTCCAAGTGCAAGAGAGCTGAGCTTAACCTCACAGCTTAAGAAGCTACAAGAGACCATTGCGCAGAGAACAAAGGTAGAAATTGGGGACATTATCCGGATCAGAGGTCACATCCGCATGTACAGAGGAGAGCGAGAAATTCGTGCCACTGCTTATT ATAAAGTGGATGATCCAGTGTGCAACATTCAAATCGCAAGGATGCTTGAGCTGCCCGCCATCTACAGGAAAGTTTATGACCAGCCTTTCCGCAGCCCAgccctagagaaagaagagacacTGAG CAGCAATCCAGGCGCCCTGGACCTTGACAGTCTCACGTATCTGCTGAGTGAAAAAGTCAAAGAATTCCTTGTGGAGAACAGAGTGCAAACCTTTTACCAGCAGGAGTTGGAAACGGTGGAGTCCCTGCTGTCCCTTGCCAACCAGCCTGTGATTCACAGCGCCTGCTCCGGGCGA GTAAccagagaagacaaagaattgCACAGAAAGATCCACCAGATCATTCAAGAAGACTGCCAGAAACCAAATC ACGTGGAGAAGGGCTGCCACTTCCTGCACATCCTGGCCTGTGCTCACCTGAGCCTCAGCCCAGGCCTGAGTGAAACTGTGCTGCGGCAGGTGCTGGAGCTCTTGGAGGACCAGAGTGACATCGTCAGCACCACAGAGAACTACTACACTGCGTTCTGA